One window from the genome of bacterium encodes:
- a CDS encoding glycoside hydrolase family 3 N-terminal domain-containing protein, which yields MMRRWPLPLLLAATLAFVGLRVRAPYFLAWREALPGLCLIAGLFLAWRWRRQRALAILLLFGGSVALCQNLEFGRKKAAVLRAEPELLRTYGSHFIVGYQDFAEIRELVRRGAVGGIFVTTRNIAGKSAVELRSEIAELQELQAQNGLPPLYVATDQEGGAVSRLSPLVPLQPSLAAWLKTGSARDYAALQARALAGLGVNLNFSPVVDLKHPALGEFGPSLLAQRAIAADPAIVGAAAGEYCRGLEENGVRCTLKHFPGLGRVEVDTHWREGEISGGREELEKKEWRPFREVLAQSPAFLMVGHARVSAIDPEHPASISRALVQGLIRLSWGHEGIVVTDDLAMAPIYDRKGGVGAASVQALNAGVDLLLLSYDGELYYEAMAALLKAAKSRRLDQNLLSQSARRLAHNPPLKKGGRGDFAAVVNGKKH from the coding sequence ATGATGAGGCGCTGGCCGCTCCCACTCCTCCTTGCCGCCACCCTCGCCTTCGTCGGGCTTCGCGTCCGGGCTCCCTACTTCCTGGCCTGGCGCGAAGCCCTGCCGGGGCTTTGCTTGATCGCCGGACTTTTCCTGGCCTGGCGATGGCGCAGGCAAAGGGCCCTGGCGATCCTCCTGCTCTTCGGCGGATCGGTCGCGCTTTGCCAAAACCTGGAATTCGGCCGAAAGAAAGCGGCGGTGCTTCGGGCCGAGCCCGAATTGTTGAGGACCTATGGCTCCCACTTCATCGTGGGCTATCAAGATTTCGCCGAAATTCGCGAGCTGGTTCGCCGCGGCGCGGTCGGCGGCATCTTCGTCACCACCCGCAATATCGCGGGCAAGAGCGCGGTCGAGCTTCGCTCCGAAATTGCCGAGCTGCAGGAGCTCCAAGCTCAAAACGGCCTTCCGCCGCTTTACGTAGCGACCGACCAGGAAGGCGGAGCGGTCTCCAGGCTTTCTCCCCTGGTGCCGCTCCAGCCTTCGCTGGCGGCCTGGCTCAAGACCGGCAGCGCCCGCGACTACGCCGCGCTCCAAGCCCGGGCCTTGGCCGGCCTGGGGGTGAACCTCAACTTCAGTCCGGTCGTCGACTTGAAGCATCCGGCGCTGGGCGAATTCGGCCCCAGTCTCCTGGCCCAGCGGGCGATCGCCGCCGATCCGGCGATCGTCGGCGCCGCCGCCGGCGAATACTGCCGCGGCTTGGAAGAGAACGGCGTGCGCTGCACCTTGAAGCACTTCCCGGGCTTGGGCCGGGTCGAGGTGGATACCCATTGGCGGGAAGGCGAAATTTCCGGCGGCCGGGAAGAGCTGGAGAAAAAGGAATGGCGGCCCTTCCGCGAGGTCCTCGCCCAAAGCCCGGCCTTCCTCATGGTCGGCCACGCCCGGGTCAGCGCCATCGACCCCGAGCATCCGGCTTCGATCTCGCGGGCCCTAGTCCAAGGCCTGATCCGCCTGAGCTGGGGCCACGAAGGCATCGTCGTCACCGACGATCTGGCGATGGCTCCGATTTACGACCGAAAGGGCGGCGTCGGAGCGGCGTCGGTCCAGGCGCTCAATGCCGGCGTCGACCTGCTGCTTCTTTCCTACGACGGCGAGCTCTACTATGAAGCGATGGCCGCGCTGTTGAAGGCGGCGAAGTCCCGACGTTTAGACCAAAACTTGTTGTCGCAAAGCGCTCGGCGGCTAGCTCATAACCCCCCTTTGAAAAAGGGGGGAAGGGGGGATTTTGCAGCGGTCGTCAACGGCAAGAAACATTGA
- a CDS encoding L,D-transpeptidase family protein, whose translation MKILRLSFFLLLLLPLPLDAAAARTREKPPKPKADRILIEKAARKMTLFQGTEALKVYRIALGREPIGPKKEQGDGKTPEGRYTIDGRNPQSAFHLSLRISYPNAADRTQAAERGVKPGGQIMIHGLPNGMPDFGGTLYDWTDGCVAVSNAEIEEIWKLVPNGTAVEILP comes from the coding sequence ATGAAAATTCTTCGACTTAGCTTTTTCCTCCTCTTGTTGCTCCCCTTGCCGTTGGATGCCGCGGCCGCCCGCACCCGGGAAAAACCGCCCAAGCCCAAGGCCGACCGGATCCTGATCGAAAAGGCCGCCCGCAAGATGACCCTCTTCCAGGGAACCGAAGCTCTCAAGGTCTACCGCATTGCCTTGGGACGGGAGCCCATCGGGCCTAAAAAAGAGCAGGGCGATGGCAAGACGCCCGAAGGCCGCTACACCATCGACGGCCGCAATCCCCAAAGCGCCTTCCATCTCTCGCTAAGGATTTCCTATCCCAATGCCGCCGACCGAACTCAGGCCGCCGAACGCGGCGTGAAACCCGGCGGCCAGATCATGATTCACGGCCTGCCCAACGGTATGCCGGACTTCGGCGGAACCCTCTACGATTGGACCGACGGCTGCGTCGCGGTCAGCAATGCCGAGATCGAGGAAATCTGGAAGCTGGTGCCGAACGGCACGGCGGTCGAGATCCTGCCTTAA